Proteins from a single region of Juglans microcarpa x Juglans regia isolate MS1-56 chromosome 5S, Jm3101_v1.0, whole genome shotgun sequence:
- the LOC121267469 gene encoding protein C2-DOMAIN ABA-RELATED 11, whose protein sequence is MAEPLGLLKVTVVQGKRLVIRDFKSSDPYVVVKLGTQTAKTKVINSCLNPVWNEELSFSVTEPVGVLNFEVFDKDRFKADDKMGHAHLSLQPIVSAARLRQILGVSSGETTLRKVAPDSDNCLAGESSISCINGEVVQSVWLRLCGVESGEIELKIKLINPPVTPPR, encoded by the exons ATGGCGGAGCCACTGGGACTGCTGAAAGTGACGGTGGTGCAAGGGAAAAGATTGGTAATCCGAGATTTCAAGAGCAGCGATCCTTATGTGGTAGTTAAGTTAGGCACTCAG ACGGCAAAGACCAAGGTTATCAATAGTTGCCTTAATCCCGTTTGGAATGAAGAGCTAAGTTTCTCTGTCACAGAACCTGTTGGAGTTCTAAATTTC GAAGTGTTTGACAAAGACCGTTTCAAGGCAGATGACAAGATGGGACATGCTCACCTCAGCCTTCAACCAATAGTCTCTGCCGCCAGATTGAGACAGATTCTTGGGGTTTCTTCTGGTGAGACAACATTAAGGAAGGTAGCCCCGGACAGTGACAACTGTCTTGCTGGGGAGAGCTCTATTAGTTGCATAAATGGAGAGGTGGTGCAGAGTGTATGGTTAAGGCTCTGTGGAGTTGAGTCGGGGGAGATTGAACTAAAGATCAAGTTAATCAATCCACCAGTTACTCCCCCAAGGTAG
- the LOC121268618 gene encoding DNA oxidative demethylase ALKBH2 isoform X2: MSLKLNALTEPSAEPNPSPNGSAVKRLTFDLGNGSEVVYIPKFIPFIQAWNWFDYLNNEIPWARPTIRVFGRSCVQPRDTCYIASPGLPDLIYSGYQPHAYSWDDYAPLKEMLDALHKALPGSSFNSLLLNRYKGGNDCVGWHSDDEKLYGSTPEIASVSFGCEREFFLKKKPSKRSQELGEEPASKRSKKSSHTDQHSFTLKHGSLLVMRGNTQRDWLHSVPKRAKVEATRINLTFRHVV, from the exons ATGAGTTTGAAGCTCAACGCGCTGACCGAACCATCCGCGGAACCTAACCCTAGCCCTAATGGCAGTGCTGTAAAGAGACTGACTTTCGATTTAGGAAATGGAAGCGAAGTCGTATATATACCCAAGTTCATTCCTTTTATTCAGGCGTGGAACTGGTTCGATTACCTCAACAATGAGATCCCTTGGGCCAGGCCTACCATTCGCGTCTTCGGACGCTCTTGCGTCCAG CCTAGAGACACATGCTATATTGCAAGTCCAGGACTGCCCGATCTGATTTACAGTGGATATCAGCCACATGCCTATTCTTGGGATGATTATGCTCCGCTTAAGGAAATGTTGGATGCG CTCCATAAGGCTCTTCCTGGGAGTAGCTTTAATAGCTTGCTCTTGAACAGATATAAAGGTGGTAATGACTGTGTTGGTTGGCACTCTGATGATGAGAAGCTCTATGGATCGACGCCGGAAATTGCTTCAGTATCCTTTGGATGTGAACGTGAATTCTTCTTGAAGAAGAAACCCAGTAAGAGATCTCAGG AACTTGGTGAAGAACCAGCAAGCAAGCGGTCCAAGAAGAGTAGCCATACCGATCAGCACTCATTCACGCTTAAGCATGGATCACTATTGGTAATGAGGGGCAACACTCAACGAGATTGGCTCCACTCAGTGCCTAAGCGTGCAAAAGTAGAGGCAACTCGTATTAACCTCACCTTCAGGCATGTCGTTTGA
- the LOC121268618 gene encoding DNA oxidative demethylase ALKBH2 isoform X1 translates to MSLKLNALTEPSAEPNPSPNGSAVKRLTFDLGNGSEVVYIPKFIPFIQAWNWFDYLNNEIPWARPTIRVFGRSCVQPRDTCYIASPGLPDLIYSGYQPHAYSWDDYAPLKEMLDALHKALPGSSFNSLLLNRYKGGNDCVGWHSDDEKLYGSTPEIASVSFGCEREFFLKKKPSKRSQVSKELGEEPASKRSKKSSHTDQHSFTLKHGSLLVMRGNTQRDWLHSVPKRAKVEATRINLTFRHVV, encoded by the exons ATGAGTTTGAAGCTCAACGCGCTGACCGAACCATCCGCGGAACCTAACCCTAGCCCTAATGGCAGTGCTGTAAAGAGACTGACTTTCGATTTAGGAAATGGAAGCGAAGTCGTATATATACCCAAGTTCATTCCTTTTATTCAGGCGTGGAACTGGTTCGATTACCTCAACAATGAGATCCCTTGGGCCAGGCCTACCATTCGCGTCTTCGGACGCTCTTGCGTCCAG CCTAGAGACACATGCTATATTGCAAGTCCAGGACTGCCCGATCTGATTTACAGTGGATATCAGCCACATGCCTATTCTTGGGATGATTATGCTCCGCTTAAGGAAATGTTGGATGCG CTCCATAAGGCTCTTCCTGGGAGTAGCTTTAATAGCTTGCTCTTGAACAGATATAAAGGTGGTAATGACTGTGTTGGTTGGCACTCTGATGATGAGAAGCTCTATGGATCGACGCCGGAAATTGCTTCAGTATCCTTTGGATGTGAACGTGAATTCTTCTTGAAGAAGAAACCCAGTAAGAGATCTCAGG TGTCAAAAGAACTTGGTGAAGAACCAGCAAGCAAGCGGTCCAAGAAGAGTAGCCATACCGATCAGCACTCATTCACGCTTAAGCATGGATCACTATTGGTAATGAGGGGCAACACTCAACGAGATTGGCTCCACTCAGTGCCTAAGCGTGCAAAAGTAGAGGCAACTCGTATTAACCTCACCTTCAGGCATGTCGTTTGA
- the LOC121267764 gene encoding acetyl-CoA acetyltransferase, cytosolic 1 produces the protein MAPVPVASSDSIKPRDVCIVGLARTPMGGLLGTLSSLSATKLGSIAIECALKRANVDPSTVEEVFFGNVLSANLGQAPARQAALGAGIPNSVICTTINKVCSSGIKATMLAAQSIQFGLNNVVVAGGMESMSNAPKYLAEARKGSRFGHDTIVDGMLKDGLWDVYNDFGMGACAEICADQHTITREEQDNYAVKSFQRGISAQNGGLFAWEIVPVEISGGRGKPSTIVDKDEGLGKFDAAKLRKLRPSFKEDGGSVTAGNASSISDGAAALVLVSGEKAIQLGLKVIAKIKGYADAAQAPELFTTAPALAIPKAISNAGLEASQICYYEINEAFSVVALANQKLLGLNPERLNAHGGAVSLGHPLGCSGARILVTLLGVLRHKNGKYGVAGICNGGGGASALVLELMPVAQVGLSKL, from the exons ATGGCTCCTGTCCCTGTGGCATCCTCGGACTCCATTAAACCTCGag ATGTTTGTATTGTTGGTCTTGCACGTACGCCGATGGGTGGCTTACTTGGTACCTTGTCATCGTTGTCAGCTACCAAGCTTGGCTCTATAGCTATTGAAT GTGCTCTAAAGAGGGCAAATGTTGATCCTTCAACTGTGGAAGAGGTTTTCTTCGGGAATGTCCTAAGTGCCAATTTAGGGCAAGCTCCTGCTAGGCAGGCTGCTTTGGGTGCAGGTATACCTAATTCTGTGATCTGCACCACTATTAACAAAGTTTGTTCATCTGGGATAAAAG CAACAATGCTTGCTGCACAATCTATTCAGTTTGGTCTGAATAATGTCGTCGTGGCTGGTGGAATGGAAAGCATGTCTAATGCACCTAAGTACCTAGCTGAAGCAAG AAAGGGATCTCGATTTGGACATGATACAATTGTTGATGGTATGCTGAAGGATGGACTTTGGGACGTTTACAATGACTTTGGGATGGGAGCTTGTGCAGAAATATGTGCTGATCAACATACTATAACAAGAGAAGAGCAG GATAATTATGCTGTTAAGAGTTTTCAGCGGGGAATTTCTGCACAGAATGGAGGCCTCTTTGCATGGGAAATAGTTCCG GTTGAAATTTCTGGGGGAAGAGGGAAGCCTTCCACAATTGTTGACAAGGATGAAGGTTTAGGAAAG TTTGATGCTGCTAAACTGAGGAAACTCAGGCCAAGTTTCAAGGAAGATGGGGGTTCTGTTACTGCTGGCAATGCTTCTAGCAtaag TGACGGTGCAGCAGCATTAGTGCTAGTAAGTGGAGAGAAGGCAATTCAACTAGGTTTGAAGGTGATTGCAAAGATCAAAGGATATGCTGATGCAGCTCAG GCACCTGAATTATTCACAACTGCCCCGGCCCTTGCAATACCAAAAGCTATTTCGAATGCTGGTTTGGAAGCTTCTCAGATTTGTTACTATGAAATTAATGAAGCTTTTTCT GTTGTGGCACTTGCCAATCAAAAGTTGCTTGGTCTTAATCCT GAAAGACTTAATGCACATGGTGGAGCTGTATCATTGGGACATCCTTTAGGATGCAGTGGAGCTCGTATCTTGGTCACGCTGTTAGGG GTGTTGAGACACAAGAATGGGAAATATGGGGTTGCTGGCATCTGCAATGGGGGAGGAGGGGCATCTGCCCTGGTTCTTGAGCTCAT GCCAGTTGCTCAGGTGGGACTTTCGAAGTTGTGA